The Mammaliicoccus sciuri genome window below encodes:
- the prli42 gene encoding stressosome-associated protein Prli42: MGNKNVRKIIIIVMLVAIVAALVLSGILPFLLN; this comes from the coding sequence ATGGGAAATAAGAATGTACGTAAAATCATAATCATCGTAATGTTAGTAGCAATCGTAGCTGCACTTGTATTATCAGGTATCTTACCATTCCTATTAAATTAA